The following are from one region of the Candidatus Dadabacteria bacterium genome:
- a CDS encoding ATP synthase F0 subunit B, translated as MRFCSLKTLLYAVIFTLAVVPPASAAENLLSVDQTLVIQLVIFLIALFLLNRLVFRPLLGVWDRREELTAGTLREAEEMTRKAESAISEYNEKLAEARAQATETRNELRQQGQAESSKMLLEAREAAQAELEGARGTLESEVAKIRADLQGEIESLAGEISQRVLRKGV; from the coding sequence ATGAGATTCTGCAGTCTTAAGACATTGTTATATGCTGTGATTTTCACTTTGGCGGTTGTTCCCCCGGCAAGCGCCGCGGAGAACCTGTTAAGCGTCGATCAAACGCTGGTAATTCAGCTTGTTATCTTTCTGATAGCGCTCTTTCTCCTTAACAGGCTCGTGTTCCGCCCTCTTCTGGGGGTTTGGGACAGGAGGGAGGAGCTCACCGCGGGCACGCTCAGGGAAGCCGAAGAGATGACTCGGAAGGCCGAGAGCGCCATTTCCGAGTACAACGAGAAACTTGCCGAGGCAAGGGCCCAGGCGACCGAAACCAGAAACGAACTCCGTCAGCAGGGGCAGGCCGAATCTTCGAAGATGCTTCTTGAGGCAAGAGAGGCCGCTCAGGCGGAACTTGAGGGGGCGAGAGGGACTCTTGAGAGCGAGGTAGCGAAGATAAGAGCAGACCTGCAAGGCGAGATAGAGTCACTTGCCGGGGAAATAAGCCAGCGCGTCTTGAGGAAGGGGGTATAG
- a CDS encoding ATP synthase F0 subunit B, with translation MDSHFNWAFVIKHAVNLGLLMGLLIYLIRKPFLSFLKNRKERLRSEVDRAAAAAEQAKATLEEYSAKLDAVASEVAALQENIKKQGETERDELVSAAEKSCEMIKKEVEDTIRLETTKAVSEIQSEVVDSALVLAEKMIREKVDADFTTDSVDDFVKMIEEGKWQQLRH, from the coding sequence TTGGATAGCCATTTTAATTGGGCGTTTGTAATAAAGCACGCCGTTAACCTGGGTCTGCTGATGGGTCTTCTTATATACCTCATCAGGAAGCCCTTTCTTTCCTTCCTGAAAAACAGAAAAGAAAGACTCCGCTCGGAAGTGGACCGCGCTGCCGCTGCGGCCGAGCAGGCGAAAGCGACGCTTGAAGAATACTCGGCGAAGCTTGATGCGGTGGCCTCCGAGGTAGCGGCTCTTCAGGAGAATATAAAAAAGCAGGGTGAGACCGAGAGGGATGAGCTTGTCTCCGCGGCCGAGAAAAGCTGCGAGATGATAAAAAAAGAGGTCGAGGATACTATTCGGCTCGAGACCACAAAGGCGGTTTCCGAGATACAGTCCGAAGTGGTCGACTCGGCTCTTGTGCTTGCCGAGAAGATGATAAGGGAGAAGGTGGACGCAGATTTTACGACCGATTCGGTTGACGATTTTGTAAAAATGATCGAGGAAGGAAAATGGCAACAGTTGCGACACTGA
- a CDS encoding cation:proton antiporter, with protein sequence MEYVEHLSVEKFILYLLIILVFAKAFGRLAERIGQPSVLGELLAGVVLSAGVLALIPSTEGMVGYDVFHLLAEIGVVLLLFEIGLETRLADLIKVGPVSALVAIVGVVLPFVLGYFSIIYFQKFAILSLEANMVGLVAIVTGATLTATSVGITARVLADLDQLQTKEARIVLTAAIIDDVLGLIILGVVSGLVSSLQSGGAGAEGITLGSVAFITAKAFGFLAVSIVVGRIVAPRIFGFFARIDRNNLVWIMAIAFCFVYAYCSNLFSLAPIVGAFAAGLVLRETDQFKTIEEGVKPVSHFFAPIFFVMVGAAVDVSVFNPFVSENIMVISIALILFAVAVIGKYVSGYVVYEKGVRKSIIGVGMIPRGEVGLIFAKIGLVYGVFKTDLFSAVTAMVILTTFIVPPLLKWMFEKESKEHELNESVV encoded by the coding sequence ATGGAATACGTTGAGCATTTATCAGTAGAAAAATTCATTCTTTATCTTCTGATAATCCTTGTTTTTGCCAAGGCCTTCGGCCGGCTGGCTGAAAGAATCGGACAGCCTTCGGTTCTGGGGGAGCTCCTTGCCGGGGTTGTTTTGAGCGCGGGTGTTCTGGCGCTTATTCCCTCTACGGAAGGCATGGTCGGATATGATGTTTTTCACCTTCTTGCGGAAATAGGGGTCGTTCTTCTTCTTTTCGAAATAGGCCTTGAGACCAGGCTAGCGGACCTGATAAAAGTGGGTCCCGTCTCTGCGCTTGTCGCCATAGTTGGTGTGGTGCTTCCGTTTGTGCTTGGATATTTTTCCATAATTTACTTCCAGAAGTTTGCCATACTCAGCCTTGAAGCCAACATGGTCGGGCTAGTGGCCATAGTGACGGGGGCAACTCTTACTGCCACGAGCGTCGGGATCACGGCCAGGGTCCTTGCGGACCTTGACCAGCTCCAGACAAAAGAAGCCAGGATAGTCCTTACAGCTGCCATAATAGATGATGTGCTCGGGCTCATAATTCTCGGGGTCGTAAGCGGTCTAGTGAGTTCTCTTCAATCAGGCGGTGCGGGGGCGGAAGGCATTACCTTGGGTTCGGTGGCCTTTATAACCGCGAAGGCCTTCGGTTTTCTTGCCGTTTCCATAGTCGTCGGCAGGATTGTCGCTCCCAGAATTTTCGGGTTTTTCGCCCGTATCGATAGAAACAACCTCGTCTGGATCATGGCAATAGCCTTCTGCTTTGTCTACGCCTACTGCTCAAATCTTTTTTCTCTGGCCCCCATAGTCGGTGCGTTTGCGGCCGGTCTGGTTCTCCGTGAAACCGACCAGTTCAAAACGATAGAGGAGGGTGTGAAGCCCGTTTCGCACTTTTTTGCACCGATATTCTTCGTGATGGTGGGCGCCGCCGTTGATGTTTCTGTGTTTAACCCCTTTGTATCTGAAAATATTATGGTAATATCAATCGCTTTAATTCTTTTCGCGGTCGCGGTTATAGGCAAGTACGTGAGCGGCTATGTGGTCTATGAAAAAGGTGTAAGAAAAAGTATAATCGGCGTCGGAATGATCCCAAGAGGTGAGGTTGGGCTTATTTTCGCTAAAATCGGTCTTGTGTACGGCGTTTTCAAAACTGATCTTTTCTCCGCCGTCACGGCTATGGTCATACTGACAACTTTCATAGTGCCGCCGCTTCTAAAGTGGATGTTTGAGAAAGAAAGCAAGGAACACGAGCTGAACGAAAGTGTGGTTTAG
- a CDS encoding F0F1 ATP synthase subunit alpha encodes MQELRAESIGEILRNRIKGYERKVDTEEVGTVISVGDGIARVYGLDQAVAGELVEFDGGITGLVLNLEEDNVGVALFGEDSHLSEGGTVKRTGRIAEVPVGDALGGRVVDALGRPIDGLGEIATTETRQIEVKAPGVIYRQSVNEPLQTGLKAVDSMIPIGRGQRELILGDRQVGKTAIAIDTIINQREEDVHCIYVAIGQKQSTVAQVVDKLKEHDAMKYTTIVSATASTPAPFQFLAPFSGCALGEYFRDTGRHALIIYDDLTKHAWSYRQLSLLLKRPPGREAYPGDVFYLHSRLLERAAKMRDEDGGGSLTALPIIETQAGDVSAYIPTNVISITDGQIYLESDLFYSGVRPAINVGLSVSRVGGSAQIKAMKNVAGTLRLELAQYREVEAFAQFASDLDKVTQNQLARGSRLVEALKQDQYEPQGVEKQILIIFAVTNGYVDDYPTSAVRKYERELFSFLESKYPEYLAEIKEKKVVSDELEGKLEAALDELKNQLGELA; translated from the coding sequence ATGCAGGAACTAAGAGCAGAAAGTATAGGCGAGATTCTGAGAAACAGGATAAAGGGCTATGAACGAAAGGTTGATACCGAAGAAGTCGGCACGGTTATTTCCGTCGGCGACGGTATTGCCAGGGTTTACGGTCTTGACCAGGCGGTAGCGGGAGAGCTCGTCGAGTTTGACGGCGGAATCACCGGACTTGTCCTAAACCTTGAAGAGGATAATGTCGGAGTCGCTCTTTTCGGAGAAGACTCTCACCTCAGCGAAGGGGGGACGGTAAAGCGCACAGGCCGCATCGCCGAGGTGCCGGTCGGAGACGCTCTTGGCGGAAGGGTAGTTGACGCTCTCGGAAGACCGATTGACGGTCTCGGAGAAATAGCTACCACGGAAACAAGGCAGATCGAGGTGAAAGCCCCTGGAGTTATTTACCGCCAGTCGGTAAACGAACCCCTTCAGACTGGACTTAAGGCCGTCGATTCCATGATACCGATAGGAAGGGGACAGAGAGAGCTTATACTGGGGGACCGTCAGGTCGGAAAGACCGCTATTGCAATTGACACGATAATAAACCAGAGGGAAGAGGATGTTCACTGCATATACGTGGCCATAGGGCAGAAACAGTCGACAGTAGCGCAGGTAGTCGACAAGCTCAAGGAACACGATGCCATGAAGTACACGACCATAGTTTCCGCCACGGCCAGCACCCCGGCTCCTTTTCAGTTCCTTGCTCCCTTCTCTGGCTGTGCACTGGGAGAGTATTTCAGAGACACCGGCCGCCATGCGCTCATAATATACGATGATTTGACGAAGCACGCGTGGTCATATCGTCAGCTCTCGCTTCTTCTAAAGAGACCGCCGGGACGAGAGGCTTACCCGGGAGACGTTTTCTATCTTCACTCAAGACTTCTTGAGCGCGCTGCCAAAATGAGAGACGAGGACGGTGGGGGTTCGCTTACGGCCCTTCCAATAATTGAAACGCAGGCGGGTGACGTGTCCGCTTACATTCCCACGAACGTGATTTCTATTACCGACGGGCAGATATACCTTGAGAGTGATCTTTTCTACTCGGGTGTGCGCCCCGCGATTAACGTCGGTCTTTCGGTTTCAAGGGTAGGGGGAAGCGCTCAGATAAAGGCGATGAAGAATGTTGCCGGAACCCTGAGGCTCGAGCTTGCCCAGTACAGGGAAGTCGAGGCGTTCGCGCAGTTCGCTTCCGACCTTGACAAGGTAACCCAGAACCAGCTTGCCCGGGGAAGCAGGCTTGTTGAAGCCCTCAAACAGGATCAGTACGAACCCCAGGGGGTTGAAAAGCAGATCCTGATTATATTCGCTGTTACAAACGGCTATGTTGACGACTATCCGACCTCCGCGGTGAGAAAATACGAAAGGGAGCTGTTTTCTTTCCTTGAGTCTAAGTACCCTGAGTATCTCGCGGAAATAAAGGAGAAAAAAGTTGTTTCGGATGAGCTTGAGGGAAAGCTTGAGGCTGCGCTTGACGAACTTAAAAACCAACTGGGCGAGCTTGCCTGA
- the atpH gene encoding ATP synthase F1 subunit delta has product MATVATLRDLVSALVDSAADERELSGVRTDMENFFERFCGSGELRDVLLSTVFSMEEKKAVVGDFLEAASFLDITRRFILLVLEMEKVPALLGSREAVLARLDEAVGKVTAEVTSARDLSPGDVDRLSAALRVATGKTVEVSLKVDPSMIGGIKAQVGDKVYDNSVRTQLERIRGVLSPS; this is encoded by the coding sequence ATGGCAACAGTTGCGACACTGAGAGATCTTGTCTCGGCACTTGTGGATTCCGCTGCGGATGAGCGCGAGCTTTCGGGGGTAAGAACCGACATGGAGAATTTCTTCGAACGGTTCTGCGGTTCGGGGGAACTAAGGGACGTTCTCTTGAGCACGGTGTTTTCGATGGAGGAGAAAAAGGCGGTTGTGGGGGATTTTCTCGAGGCGGCGTCTTTTCTTGATATTACGAGAAGATTTATTCTGCTCGTTTTGGAGATGGAGAAGGTTCCGGCTCTTCTTGGTTCAAGGGAAGCCGTGCTCGCAAGACTTGACGAAGCGGTAGGAAAGGTGACGGCCGAGGTTACCTCAGCTAGGGATCTTAGCCCGGGCGATGTCGACAGACTCAGCGCTGCACTCCGCGTGGCGACCGGAAAAACGGTTGAAGTATCGCTTAAGGTCGATCCTTCCATGATAGGCGGAATAAAGGCGCAGGTGGGAGACAAGGTTTACGATAACAGCGTTAGGACGCAACTTGAGAGAATAAGAGGAGTTCTCTCCCCGTCCTGA
- the atpG gene encoding ATP synthase F1 subunit gamma has protein sequence MPSLKQITTKIKSVRSTRRIMGAMKLIAAVRLQKAQAALMAYRPYSDAYRDVVLNVAALSESEDHPLLRVPEEKTSLHVLFFTSDRGLCGSFNSALIRNMQRYIEEQGEIFGNIKLSFVGRRGRDYFSKNGLAPGKYYTGVNEKNSRKFSEELAEALTEEFRAGESDEIVLAYNHFVSAISQRMTFERLLPLSAEESDDGAAESSSDYIFEPEKERIIGSILPKYVQVRIERAMNESLTSEHAARMTAMENATSNADEVIAKLTLLFNKTRQAIITTELMDIVNGTEAQKGGNE, from the coding sequence ATGCCGAGTCTTAAACAGATAACGACAAAGATAAAAAGCGTGAGAAGTACGCGGCGGATAATGGGCGCTATGAAGCTCATAGCCGCTGTGCGCCTGCAGAAGGCCCAAGCGGCGCTTATGGCATACAGGCCTTATTCGGATGCGTACCGCGATGTAGTCCTAAACGTGGCGGCGCTTTCGGAATCAGAGGATCATCCCCTTCTTCGGGTCCCTGAGGAAAAAACTAGCCTGCACGTTTTGTTTTTCACTTCCGACAGGGGGCTTTGCGGAAGCTTCAACAGTGCTTTGATAAGAAACATGCAGCGCTACATCGAGGAACAGGGGGAGATTTTCGGGAACATAAAACTGAGTTTCGTCGGAAGGCGGGGACGGGATTATTTCTCGAAAAACGGGCTTGCCCCGGGCAAGTACTACACAGGAGTGAACGAAAAGAATTCCCGGAAATTCTCCGAGGAACTGGCAGAGGCGCTGACAGAGGAGTTCAGGGCGGGGGAGAGTGACGAAATAGTGCTTGCATACAACCATTTTGTTTCCGCCATTTCGCAGAGGATGACGTTTGAGAGACTTCTTCCGCTTTCGGCTGAGGAGAGCGACGACGGTGCTGCGGAGAGTTCTTCTGATTACATATTCGAGCCCGAGAAAGAACGGATAATAGGTTCGATTCTTCCGAAGTACGTTCAGGTGAGGATTGAGCGTGCGATGAACGAGTCGCTCACTAGCGAGCACGCGGCGCGGATGACGGCGATGGAGAACGCGACCAGCAACGCGGACGAGGTGATAGCGAAACTTACCCTGCTCTTTAACAAAACCAGGCAGGCGATCATTACAACGGAGCTTATGGATATCGTTAACGGTACGGAAGCTCAGAAAGGAGGCAACGAGTAA